The genomic DNA CTGGCCGGCGTGCGTCCGGCGAAGGCGGCCCGGGGGGCGACGCCCACCAGCTCGGCTCGGAGGAGCCCGATGCCGCGCCGGGCCGCTTCGGCGCGGACTCGGTCGAAGGCCACCGGGATCGGCGTCACCCGGTGATCGAGCAAGTTCATCGACACCTGAGCCACCCCACGGGTGATCAGCCGCACCCCGAGCGCCTGCACGGCAGGCAGTCCGCCACCCGACTCGCGCACCGACGCGGCGATGGCCCGCGCCGCGGCGACGTCGTCGCCGTCGAGCCAGACGTTGAAGGCGATCAGGATGTCCCGGGCGCCCACGATCACCGCGCCGGGGCCGGGATCGAAGCGGGCCGGTCCGGCGTCGGGCTCGTCGCCGGCGCGTAGGCGTTCGGCCAGCGCCTCGTAGCCGCGGCCGCGCACGTCGGGCAGGCGCCGCCGGGCCGCCCGGGTGGCGGCGTGCCCGTAATAGAAGACGGGCACATGGTGGCGCTCCGCGATGGCGCGCCCGACCCGGCGGGCCAGGGCCACGGCCTCGTCCATCGTGGCGTCGACCAGCGGCACGAACGGCACGACGTCCAGGGCTCCCAGACGGGGATGCTCGCCGCGATGGTGCCGCAGGTCGATCGTCTCCATCACCGCGTCGGCCAGGGCCAGCGCGGCGGCCGCCACGGCCTCCGCGCGTCCGAGGAACGAGTAGACCGAGCGGTGGTGATCGGGGTCCGCATGGATGTTCATGAGCCGGACACCATCGACGTCCCGGATGGCGGCGGCGAAGCGGGCCAGGCGGGCGGGGTCGCGTCCTTCGCTCACGTTGGGCACGCACTCGATCACGGGCTGGCGCACGGCACGGGTATACTACGGGTCACGACGATGAGCGTCCTGCCCGTCGGCAAGCTCCGGGCCCAGCTGCTGCAGGCGGTGTTCGACCGCCACCCGATCAAGGATCCCCGCGTGGTGGTGGGCCCCCGGGTCGGCGAGGACGCGGCGGTGATCGACCTCGGCGACCGCTATCTCGTGGCCACCAGCGATCCCATCACCTTCGCAGCCGCGGACCTGGCCTGGTACGCGCTCCAGGTGAACGCCAACGACGTGGCCGTCCGCGGCGCGCGTCCCCGATGGTTCCTGGCCACACTGCTGCTCCCCGAGGGGCGCACCAGCGACGACTCGGTGGCCGCGCTCTTCGACGGGCTGGCGGAGGCGTGCGCCGAGCTGGAGGTGACGCTGGTCGGAGGTCACACCGAGATCACCCACGGCCTGGACCGCCCCATCATCGCCGGCACCATGCTCGGCGAGGTGGACAAGGATCGGCTGGTCACCACGTCCGGCGCGCGCGTGGGCGACGCGGTGGTGATGACCAAGGGCATCCCGCTGGAAGGGGCCGCCATCATCGCGCGCGAGCGCGAAGCCGAGGCGCTCGCCGCCGGGGTCCCGGCCGCCGTGGTGACGCGGGCCAAGGCGTTCGTCCGCCGGCCGGGGCTCAGCGTGCTGCCCGAGGCCCAGCTCGCCTGTGAGCTCGCCCAGGTACACGCCATGCACGATCCGACGGAGGGCGGCCTGGCCACGGCGCTCGTCGAACTGGCCGACGCGGCCGGCGTCGGGCTGCG from Candidatus Methylomirabilota bacterium includes the following:
- the ftcD gene encoding glutamate formimidoyltransferase, producing the protein MRQPVIECVPNVSEGRDPARLARFAAAIRDVDGVRLMNIHADPDHHRSVYSFLGRAEAVAAAALALADAVMETIDLRHHRGEHPRLGALDVVPFVPLVDATMDEAVALARRVGRAIAERHHVPVFYYGHAATRAARRRLPDVRGRGYEALAERLRAGDEPDAGPARFDPGPGAVIVGARDILIAFNVWLDGDDVAAARAIAASVRESGGGLPAVQALGVRLITRGVAQVSMNLLDHRVTPIPVAFDRVRAEAARRGIGLLRAELVGVAPRAAFAGRTPASVGLPDFSPELFLDTHLPERGPAGA
- a CDS encoding AIR synthase family protein; its protein translation is MSVLPVGKLRAQLLQAVFDRHPIKDPRVVVGPRVGEDAAVIDLGDRYLVATSDPITFAAADLAWYALQVNANDVAVRGARPRWFLATLLLPEGRTSDDSVAALFDGLAEACAELEVTLVGGHTEITHGLDRPIIAGTMLGEVDKDRLVTTSGARVGDAVVMTKGIPLEGAAIIAREREAEALAAGVPAAVVTRAKAFVRRPGLSVLPEAQLACELAQVHAMHDPTEGGLATALVELADAAGVGLRIDRERIVVLPEGDRLCRMFGLDPLGTIASGALVMTLSPADAAIVIHALARERIDAHYIGQVVARERGVVLVEGGRERPLPVFPQDEITRLFSGG